TGAATCTCTCGCCCGAGTCGCTTCGCGCCGAAGCGGAgtcgcttcgcgcggcgctcgagacgacgcgcgcgaagctcctGGCGAAGGAAGCCGAGGCGGCTGCGCTCAGGGAAACGGTGAGACACCTGCGGGTGcgcatcgcgacggggggaaGGTTAaccgtcgccggggacgcgggcgccgtgaTGGATGACGGATCAACGAAAGAGTTGGATCGCGCCGagttggaggcggcggagctggcgagggcgaggcgggagctcgaggaccgGACCGCGGAGCTGGTGCGGCTCAAAGGGGTTCTACGCGGTGAGCTCCTGAGGCGGGTgctggaggacgcggagacgacgaggacgagcctGGGCaggctcgacgtcgcgacggacgatTAGGTTGACGACGGGACCGAAAATGTTTTAACCGATTGTTAGCACTGAGACGACATcgatcgccggcggcgtccacttCTCCCGCGCACGATGCGGACTcggtgacgcgcggcggtcgtggcGGTCGTGTACGCGGACCCTTGGCTCGGACCCTTGGctcgccgacgggcgcgatggcgtcgaacgacccgcgcgggtcgtccgatcctcgcgaggcggcgacggacgtcttcgccgtggtctcccgcgtcgtcccgtcggatccgtcgctccgacgccgcgtaccCCCCGCGAAGGCCCGGcatctcgccgcggacatctGCGCGGTGGTGTGCGGCCTGAGGCCCGCGTGCATGATCGACTACGCGCCCAAGATGGACGccggggtggcgcgcgcggtgctcgagacGCTTCGCGCGGATCCGCGCTCGGGGAGGCAtcgggagacgcgcgcgctgggcGTGCTGCTGGTGGAGGACGTGGTGCtcatcgcggacgtggacCGCGTCATGCGCATCTTCGATGAcatcggcgcgacggggggcgcCGATCGGTTCGTCGCGTTCGATCCAACCACGAAGCGAAGGATGAGGGGACCCAAAGTCCGCGGGAGGTTCACGACGTGGACGGatgcgaggacgtcgtcgcactgcgccgccctcgcccgcgtcgtgccGTGGGGCGACCGACGGGACCCCGACGCGGGTAAGACCCGGTGTCACgacatcggcgacgcgacgttggGGGGAgtcatcgacgcgggcgatcgcgcggtcGGCGTGAAGTGCCCGgtgccgcccgtcgcgctcaccggcgTAACTTTGGGGTACCCTCGGGTGTACACGTggaccgaggacgacgcggacggcgcggcgctgagaaCGGTCCTGTCGGCGACGGACCTGACCCTGCGCAGGCTGCGCGCGAGGTTGAacgtggagggcgcggacggcatGGAGCATTTAGTGTCGGCTTGGACCGTCCCTAAACGCGAGGACAGCGGCGAAGACGACTGGAGCtgggagggcgacgcggtgtcAGAGGATGACGGACACACGTGGGGATCCTTCGCGCTGGCGTGGAGGAATGAGGTGGAGGCCGCGATCgatgcgagcggcggggcgtGGGAAGTGGTCGCGTGGGATACCGAAACGTACCGAGGGCCCGTCGCGCTGTAGCGACGAatcgccggacgcgacggacgtaGCGTCGCCGGTTGTAAAAGTTAAAACGacgaactcgtcgccgtcgccgcgagcgggaaGAACCTCCCACCCGGGGGCACGTCGACGGACATTCCCCTCACTCCGACGCCCGCGGATCGTTCAGGGGGTgcgaccggcgcgacgtcgcccaccCCGGGCGTTGATGGATCGACCCCCTCGTCacccccctcgcccccgcggacccccgcggctgccgcgtcAAATTTGAAATCGTCAATCACCGAgcccgcgaggggcgccgcgcaAACCTCCGacccgatggcgtcgccgtccgcggcgtacgcgcacctcgacggATCGACAACCACGGCGTACTTCCCCGTCGTGCCGTTCACGCGCTCGAAGCACTGCACGCACtcgacgtcgatcgcgggTGACGTTTGTCCGATCCACggatgcgccgcggcgttgcccCTGAatgcgacgggcggcggcgcgttgccgagagcgccgtcgtcgccatcgttcCGCCCGCCGtacaccgcggtggcgtcgtgaACGCacacgcccccgccccgcggcgcgcggttgTTCTCGAACATGACGTACCtgaacgtcgcgacgccgccgcggacgacggacgcgccgccgccaccgcacGTCATCGCTCGGCGCCTCGGGTCCGGATACCCTCGCACCTCGTTGGACACGAACCTCGACGTTGACACCAACACGTTCGATCCCTCGTCACCcacgagcacgccgccgccgccgtcccagTAGTCGTCCCACACGCGGTTACCCTCGAAGTCGCACGACTCGatcgcgacggtggcgccgttcacgacggcgacggcgccgccctcggacTCGGCGACGTTTTCGCGAAATTTTGTTTTaaggaacgcgacgacgcccccggcgacgtaCACGCATCCGCCGTTACCCAGGCTCGAGGAGTAATCGGTGACGGAtccggcacccgcggcgccccacGCCGGGTCTGCGCCCCACGCCTCGTTACCCTCGAACTCGCAGTCCTCGAAcgaggcgaacgagcgcgagtcgaggagcgcgacggcgccgccccggccgtggttttggttttggttttggtcTTTTTGGTTTTTGGTTTTTGGGTCTCCAAaaacgccgacggcgacgcaccgagtcacccgcgcccgccgcatCGTCAACCTGGCGACCGGCCCCTCCTCTCCACACGCTCCGgcgttgacgccgccgcggacgaggacggcgccccccgcgccgtccacgtcgttgcacgcgtcggcgaggtccacgtcctcgagggtcaagtcgccgccggcttccacggcgaagagcgcgggcgcgccggctgcgtcgcACGACGGTCGACcgcgcgtcttcgccgtcgcgaccctagcgccgccgtcgatgacgcaccgcgcgtcctcgcacgcgccgacgatcgtCATCGGGGATCGGACG
This genomic interval from Micromonas commoda chromosome 13, complete sequence contains the following:
- a CDS encoding predicted protein, with translation MVWREGLDEWREARVFPAFASCVEDDAGPGRLDATSRPATAGPAPRTSPRATMPNAPATATPALGGSRFPGRTLAPAALFADAPPPPPPPPTTTTTTTSDDASSDDAPAWFAVDAAGTQVGPMDTAAMLRLVWRDGSGVLTRSEPAQPGWIPARDAPALREAIRTMESARAGESVKPTGGDRDAGDDGATKMNLNLSPESLRAEAESLRAALETTRAKLLAKEAEAAALRETVRHLRVRIATGGRLTVAGDAGAVMDDGSTKELDRAELEAAELARARRELEDRTAELVRLKGVLRALRRHRSPAASTSPAHDADSVTRGGRGGRVRGPLARTLGSPTGAMASNDPRGSSDPREAATDVFAVVSRVVPSDPSLRRRVPPAKARHLAADICAVVCGLRPACMIDYAPKMDAGVARAVLETLRADPRSGRHRETRALGVLLVEDVVLIADVDRVMRIFDDIGATGGADRFVAFDPTTKRRMRGPKVRGRFTTWTDARTSSHCAALARVVPWGDRRDPDAGKTRCHDIGDATLGGVIDAGDRAVGVKCPVPPVALTGVTLGYPRVYTWTEDDADGAALRTVLSATDLTLRRLRARLNVEGADGMEHLVSAWTVPKREDSGEDDWSWEGDAVSEDDGHTWGSFALAWRNEVEAAIDASGGAWEVVAWDTETYRGPVAL
- a CDS encoding predicted protein, producing the protein MRASLASLAAAALVALASVVAAGSAGDDAHPGLDPTRLHGMSSAVATGMSGPPGSTRTEPLASSLPTPTRDPSRGGASFTCVTDRDRGTCFVRTACELAGATRLGARHVTLLSNITRRTTARTAASSEDDCDAFPIVVRSPMTIVGACEDARCVIDGGARVATAKTRGRPSCDAAGAPALFAVEAGGDLTLEDVDLADACNDVDGAGGAVLVRGGVNAGACGEEGPVARLTMRRARVTRCVAVGVFGDPKTKNQKDQNQNQNHGRGGAVALLDSRSFASFEDCEFEGNEAWGADPAWGAAGAGSVTDYSSSLGNGGCVYVAGGVVAFLKTKFRENVAESEGGAVAVVNGATVAIESCDFEGNRVWDDYWDGGGGVLVGDEGSNVLVSTSRFVSNEVRGYPDPRRRAMTCGGGGASVVRGGVATFRYVMFENNRAPRGGGVCVHDATAVYGGRNDGDDGALGNAPPPVAFRGNAAAHPWIGQTSPAIDVECVQCFERVNGTTGKYAVVVDPSRGVTRGSIHQRPGWATSRRSHPLNDPRASE